The Halomonas sp. 7T genome contains a region encoding:
- a CDS encoding TRAP transporter substrate-binding protein produces MKTFARNTLALGISLALVSTANANEFADMDPVTLRLAHVVNEQDGFHIAATKFEELVEARTDGKVDIEIYPNASLGDERTLLEGMQIGTVDMGVITNGPVANFVEEMAVFELPFLFPSPEAAYSVLDGPIGQELLDKLSEVNLKGLAYAERGFRNLTNSERAVNSPEDLDGLRIRVMENPVYTDTFRELGANAIPMAWTEALTAMQQGTIDGQENPVNVIHSFNLDETQSYMTLSRHTYAPAIFVMGMPAWSQLPEHAQEVLLAAAQEAAEHERQMNAEMEAEQLQALRDAGMEINDSPDMEAFQAAVAPVYEKYGEQFGDYLSRIQEALK; encoded by the coding sequence ATGAAAACATTTGCACGTAACACGCTGGCACTGGGCATCTCACTGGCGCTGGTGAGCACCGCGAACGCGAACGAGTTTGCCGATATGGACCCGGTAACACTACGCTTGGCCCACGTGGTTAATGAACAGGATGGCTTCCATATTGCGGCCACTAAATTTGAAGAACTGGTGGAAGCGCGCACCGATGGCAAAGTCGATATCGAGATCTACCCCAACGCCTCACTAGGCGATGAGCGCACGCTACTGGAAGGCATGCAGATCGGCACCGTGGATATGGGCGTGATTACCAACGGGCCGGTGGCTAACTTTGTCGAAGAGATGGCGGTGTTTGAGCTGCCGTTCCTGTTCCCCTCCCCGGAAGCTGCCTACAGCGTGCTGGATGGCCCCATCGGCCAGGAGCTTTTGGATAAGCTTTCTGAGGTAAACCTGAAAGGCTTGGCCTACGCCGAACGCGGGTTCCGCAACCTGACCAACAGCGAGCGAGCGGTAAATTCGCCGGAAGACCTGGATGGCCTGCGCATTCGCGTGATGGAGAACCCGGTGTACACCGATACCTTCCGTGAGCTGGGCGCCAACGCGATTCCCATGGCGTGGACCGAAGCGCTCACCGCCATGCAGCAGGGCACTATCGATGGTCAGGAAAACCCGGTGAACGTGATCCACTCGTTCAACCTGGATGAAACGCAGAGCTATATGACGCTCTCCCGCCACACCTACGCCCCAGCAATTTTTGTGATGGGCATGCCCGCATGGAGCCAACTGCCAGAGCACGCGCAGGAGGTACTGCTGGCAGCCGCCCAGGAAGCCGCCGAGCATGAGCGCCAGATGAACGCCGAAATGGAAGCCGAGCAGTTGCAAGCCCTGCGCGATGCGGGCATGGAAATTAACGACTCGCCGGATATGGAGGCTTTCCAAGCCGCCGTCGCCCCGGTATACGAGAAGTACGGCGAGCAGTTCGGTGACTACCTGTCGCGTATTCAGGAGGCGCTAAAATAA
- a CDS encoding methyl-accepting chemotaxis protein, with protein sequence MATAPHTTVRRASGLQAKVLALVLLPLLLVTVALVVFDAYSRTQDTRNTLAEQRELLINERRDAVRDVVQMATTAAAPIYEQAGANDEEAKQQVAELVRAMRFDDNNYIFIYDYEGNNIVTAPAPEREGTNMIDVQTPDGKYLIRDIIQFAQGGGGFYSYLWEYPGTREIEPKHSYVDNFEKWGWLIGAGVYVTDVDDTVAGLEAAARTNLRQSIIYAALLGAALFAIVALLSYGFVRRTVGPIKRTTSAMQDIAQGRGDLTQRLAVESNDEVGSLAIQFNAFVERMQETLLDVRRSTMSVYQSAGEISHSSEELATRTEQAAANLQETSASMEEITSTVNHSADNAQQANKLVQSTSEVAHQGEEAMGQVERTMSDINDSATRISEIISMIDAIAFQTNILALNASVEAARAGEHGRGFAVVAQEVRVLASRSSDASKEIRGLIDNSVQHTHAGAELVRNAGATMREIVESVSKVTDVIGEISAGAKEQSSGIGQINTAVAEMDTMTQQNAAMVQESTTAAADMRRHAEHLNELINSFVLGEDESLQRQALPAKGTASANAGLKRPALSSKSAPAQHADDKWEEF encoded by the coding sequence ATGGCTACTGCTCCCCACACAACCGTAAGACGAGCCTCCGGGCTGCAAGCAAAAGTGCTTGCGCTGGTGTTGCTACCCCTGCTTTTAGTGACCGTTGCCCTGGTAGTCTTTGATGCGTATAGCCGCACCCAAGACACCCGTAACACCCTTGCCGAGCAGCGTGAACTGCTCATTAACGAGCGCCGCGATGCGGTGCGTGATGTGGTGCAAATGGCCACCACCGCCGCTGCGCCTATTTACGAGCAGGCCGGTGCTAATGATGAGGAAGCAAAACAGCAGGTAGCAGAGTTGGTGCGCGCCATGCGCTTTGACGACAACAACTACATTTTTATCTACGACTATGAGGGTAACAATATCGTCACGGCCCCCGCCCCAGAGCGGGAAGGTACCAATATGATTGATGTGCAAACCCCTGACGGTAAGTACCTTATTCGCGACATTATTCAGTTTGCACAGGGTGGTGGTGGTTTCTACAGCTACTTATGGGAATACCCCGGTACCCGCGAGATTGAACCGAAGCACTCATATGTCGATAATTTTGAAAAATGGGGTTGGTTAATTGGCGCCGGGGTATATGTCACCGATGTAGACGATACTGTTGCTGGGCTTGAAGCGGCTGCCCGTACTAATTTACGCCAGTCCATTATCTATGCCGCGCTACTAGGGGCTGCTCTGTTCGCGATTGTCGCGCTCCTCTCTTACGGTTTTGTTCGCCGCACGGTTGGGCCGATCAAGCGCACAACCAGCGCTATGCAAGATATTGCACAAGGCCGTGGTGACCTCACCCAGCGCTTAGCGGTAGAGAGCAACGATGAAGTAGGGAGTCTGGCGATTCAGTTCAACGCCTTTGTGGAGCGCATGCAGGAAACCCTGCTGGATGTGCGTCGCAGCACCATGAGCGTGTACCAATCGGCGGGGGAGATCTCCCACAGCTCCGAGGAACTGGCCACCCGCACTGAGCAGGCGGCGGCCAACTTGCAAGAAACCTCGGCGTCTATGGAGGAGATCACCTCGACGGTGAACCACAGCGCGGATAACGCCCAGCAGGCCAATAAGCTGGTGCAATCCACGTCAGAGGTGGCCCACCAGGGTGAAGAGGCGATGGGCCAGGTTGAGCGCACCATGAGCGATATTAACGACTCGGCCACGCGCATCAGCGAAATTATTAGCATGATTGATGCCATTGCCTTCCAGACTAACATTCTGGCGCTTAACGCCTCGGTAGAAGCGGCGCGGGCCGGTGAGCATGGCCGTGGTTTTGCCGTGGTGGCTCAAGAGGTGCGGGTGCTGGCTAGCCGCTCCAGCGATGCTTCTAAAGAGATTCGCGGGCTGATCGACAACTCGGTGCAGCACACTCATGCTGGTGCCGAACTGGTGCGTAATGCAGGCGCGACGATGCGTGAAATCGTTGAAAGCGTCTCTAAAGTCACCGACGTTATTGGTGAGATTAGCGCCGGAGCCAAAGAGCAAAGCAGCGGTATCGGTCAGATCAACACTGCTGTGGCAGAAATGGACACCATGACTCAGCAGAACGCTGCCATGGTGCAGGAGTCCACTACCGCCGCTGCCGACATGCGTCGCCACGCCGAACACCTGAACGAGCTGATCAACTCCTTCGTGTTAGGCGAGGATGAATCCCTGCAGCGCCAAGCACTGCCTGCCAAAGGCACGGCCAGTGCGAATGCGGGATTAAAGCGCCCAGCGCTCTCTTCCAAGTCAGCGCCCGCCCAGCACGCCGATGATAAGTGGGAAGAGTTCTAG
- a CDS encoding TRAP transporter small permease, whose translation MVFAQPLLTLLRRIERGLDVIIQPVVFAGMAALIGVITLQIVSRVFFNAVGWTEEVARFLLVWITFLAGTLAFQRGRHIAVTFAVDALPLPLRKLARLAALAVVLAFMVMLVMIGYRYMQVQSFQKSASLRLSMTYVYAVIPISAAIMAWYALVDMIEVLINGEPTAAAEEKSL comes from the coding sequence ATGGTGTTTGCACAGCCTCTTTTGACGCTGCTGCGACGCATTGAACGCGGGCTGGATGTGATCATCCAGCCCGTGGTGTTTGCGGGCATGGCAGCTTTAATTGGCGTAATCACGCTACAGATTGTTTCGCGCGTTTTTTTTAACGCCGTGGGCTGGACCGAAGAGGTCGCACGCTTTCTGCTAGTGTGGATTACGTTTTTAGCCGGTACGCTGGCCTTTCAGCGTGGGCGACATATCGCAGTAACGTTCGCCGTGGACGCACTCCCACTGCCGCTACGCAAGCTAGCGCGCTTGGCAGCGCTCGCGGTGGTACTGGCCTTTATGGTGATGTTGGTCATGATTGGCTACCGCTATATGCAGGTGCAAAGCTTTCAGAAATCCGCTTCTTTGCGTCTCTCGATGACCTACGTGTATGCAGTGATTCCGATTTCAGCCGCTATCATGGCGTGGTACGCCTTGGTGGACATGATTGAAGTGCTGATCAACGGTGAACCGACAGCCGCCGCCGAGGAGAAATCGCTATGA
- a CDS encoding YihY/virulence factor BrkB family protein, with protein MVRTRVIISTLFLLLPRLARFAWRVIRNFFKNHGILLAGGVGYNILLSIVPLFALLVVLLTQVVDEQHLLNVLTVQARHMAPAHAEVLLEAVRSLLASRDVIGILSFPILLLFSSFAFRMLEDALAIIFHAPETPHVKRSVWVSVMLPYAFMVVLGAGLMALTLVVTLASSLNALVLMFFDRELPLAGFSGPVLNLASFVGVFLLFSAIYKVLPVVRIALRRAVVGGFVAALLWEGVRLLLVYYFANLSFVNAVYGSLATLVILLISLEVGAVILLLGAQVIAELERNTRLDLPWYADPSRQPITRVK; from the coding sequence ATGGTTCGAACCCGCGTCATCATTAGTACGCTCTTTTTACTGCTCCCTCGGCTGGCCCGTTTTGCCTGGCGCGTAATACGCAACTTCTTTAAAAACCACGGCATCCTGCTGGCAGGAGGCGTGGGCTATAATATTCTGCTCTCCATTGTGCCGCTGTTTGCTCTCCTCGTGGTGCTCCTCACCCAGGTGGTTGATGAACAGCACCTTCTAAATGTGCTAACGGTACAGGCGCGCCATATGGCCCCTGCTCACGCCGAAGTGCTGTTGGAAGCCGTGCGTAGCTTGCTGGCTTCCCGGGATGTCATTGGCATTTTGAGCTTCCCTATTCTGCTGCTGTTTAGCTCCTTTGCTTTTCGCATGCTGGAAGATGCTCTTGCGATCATTTTTCATGCGCCGGAGACGCCCCATGTTAAACGCAGCGTCTGGGTTTCCGTGATGCTGCCCTACGCTTTCATGGTGGTGTTGGGCGCCGGGTTGATGGCGCTGACACTAGTGGTCACCCTGGCCAGCTCGCTCAATGCATTGGTGCTGATGTTTTTCGATAGAGAACTGCCGCTCGCGGGGTTTTCAGGCCCCGTGCTAAACCTGGCCAGTTTTGTTGGGGTGTTCTTGTTATTCAGCGCTATCTATAAAGTGCTGCCCGTCGTGCGCATTGCTTTACGTCGTGCGGTAGTGGGTGGATTCGTTGCGGCACTGCTGTGGGAAGGCGTACGGCTACTGCTGGTCTACTATTTCGCCAACCTGTCGTTCGTCAACGCCGTTTACGGCTCGCTGGCAACGCTGGTGATTTTGCTGATTAGCCTGGAAGTGGGCGCCGTCATTTTACTGCTGGGCGCCCAAGTCATTGCTGAGCTGGAAAGAAATACCCGCCTGGATCTGCCCTGGTATGCCGACCCAAGCCGACAGCCCATTACACGGGTAAAGTAA
- a CDS encoding LysR family transcriptional regulator, with translation MRLNKINLNLLLVFHTLYWKRSLTLTAETLCLSQPAVSHSLKKLRFMMDDPLFIKTVDGMQPTPLARQMNTAVAKGLFYFDQAVYNNSEFSPATSQREFRVSLVDYVSQQLQPKLIQHCLTHAPDVCFNMLSTRIASAKEAQHAIQTHDIDLAMVQFEALPLTSSHEYLFDDVIGCVGDASVYGEGHTITLEAFLNAPQVALSHREDSPLLINEKLRKLGLERKVVAKTPYITPLQEILTATQLLCVVTESAANVICRDNSLRFYALPLDVAPFKVCLCWDERKEHDAGIHWLKSLIRELMAPTP, from the coding sequence ATGAGACTGAATAAGATAAATCTTAATTTATTATTGGTGTTTCACACACTGTATTGGAAACGCAGCTTAACGCTGACCGCAGAAACACTCTGCCTGAGCCAACCCGCCGTTAGCCATTCGCTGAAGAAGCTTCGCTTTATGATGGATGACCCGCTCTTTATCAAGACGGTGGATGGCATGCAGCCAACGCCCCTGGCGCGGCAAATGAATACCGCCGTGGCAAAAGGGTTGTTCTATTTTGATCAGGCGGTTTATAACAACAGCGAGTTTTCACCTGCCACCTCGCAGCGCGAGTTTCGCGTCAGCTTGGTCGACTATGTCAGCCAGCAGCTGCAGCCTAAGCTGATTCAGCACTGCTTAACCCACGCCCCCGACGTGTGCTTCAACATGCTCTCGACACGCATTGCCAGTGCCAAAGAGGCGCAACACGCGATACAAACCCATGATATCGATCTTGCCATGGTGCAGTTTGAGGCGCTGCCGCTCACCTCGTCTCACGAATACCTGTTTGACGATGTAATCGGCTGCGTGGGCGATGCCAGTGTCTACGGGGAGGGTCATACCATCACGCTGGAGGCGTTTTTGAACGCGCCGCAGGTTGCGCTTTCCCATCGGGAAGACAGCCCTCTGTTAATTAATGAGAAGCTGCGAAAGCTGGGGCTGGAGCGCAAAGTCGTCGCCAAGACGCCCTATATTACGCCGCTGCAGGAGATATTGACGGCGACTCAGCTGCTCTGCGTGGTCACCGAGAGCGCTGCCAACGTGATTTGTCGTGATAACTCGCTGAGGTTTTACGCCCTGCCGCTGGATGTTGCGCCCTTTAAAGTGTGCCTCTGCTGGGATGAGCGAAAAGAGCACGATGCGGGCATACACTGGTTGAAGTCGCTGATTAGGGAGCTGATGGCACCGACTCCCTAA
- the ureG gene encoding urease accessory protein UreG codes for MTHCLRVGVGGPVGSGKTALLKQLCSALRDYYDIAVVTNDIYTREDADFLLKHDALPADRILGVETGGCPHTAIREDASMNLAAIDELHARHPKLELVLVESGGDNLSATFSPELSDLTLYVIDVSAGDKIPRKGGPGITKSDLLIINKIDIAEQVHASLEVMERDSKKMRGERPFVFTNLYDGVGLEEIIRFILDKGMLDERRPQAEKAIG; via the coding sequence ATGACGCACTGTTTACGCGTAGGCGTGGGTGGCCCGGTGGGTTCCGGTAAAACCGCACTGCTCAAGCAGCTCTGTTCAGCGCTAAGGGATTACTACGACATCGCCGTCGTGACCAATGATATTTATACCCGCGAAGATGCCGATTTTTTGCTCAAACACGATGCCCTGCCTGCCGACCGCATACTCGGCGTGGAAACCGGCGGCTGCCCGCACACGGCGATTCGTGAAGATGCCTCGATGAACCTAGCAGCGATTGATGAGCTGCACGCCCGCCATCCAAAACTTGAGCTAGTGTTGGTGGAGTCCGGTGGTGACAACCTGTCGGCCACTTTCAGCCCCGAGCTTTCCGATCTCACGCTGTACGTGATCGACGTTTCCGCAGGCGATAAGATCCCCCGTAAAGGCGGGCCAGGCATTACCAAATCAGACCTACTGATTATCAACAAAATTGATATTGCCGAGCAGGTGCACGCGTCTCTTGAGGTGATGGAGCGCGACTCGAAGAAAATGCGTGGCGAGCGTCCCTTTGTGTTTACCAACCTCTACGATGGCGTTGGGCTTGAAGAGATCATCCGCTTTATTCTCGATAAAGGGATGTTAGATGAGAGGCGCCCACAGGCTGAAAAAGCTATCGGCTGA
- a CDS encoding TRAP transporter substrate-binding protein → MNNLARFNVNAVTKATRQLKQFTLPIMCAGLLGFPFAGHADEIAPTTLRLAHVVNTEDTYHIAAERFQQIISEQTDGAVTIEIYPNASLGDERTLLEGMQIGTVDMGVITNGPVANFVDTFSVFELPFLFPSAEAAYSVLDGEIGQEILGQLQDVNLKGLAYAERGFRNITNSQNAINAPEDLQGLRLRVIENEVYVDTFRELGANAVPMAWTEALTALQQGTIDGQENPVNAIHAFNLAETQDHLTMTRHIYAPATFIMSLPAWNGLQEALQPIVLDAAQQASAYAREQNAIMEAEQLADLGESGMEINASPDIEAFQAAVAPVYEKYGQQFGDYLPRIQEALNQ, encoded by the coding sequence GTGAACAACCTCGCCCGCTTTAACGTTAACGCTGTGACAAAAGCAACTCGCCAACTAAAACAATTCACGCTGCCCATTATGTGTGCTGGCTTGCTCGGTTTCCCCTTCGCTGGCCACGCTGATGAGATAGCCCCCACCACGCTGCGCTTAGCCCATGTGGTGAATACGGAAGACACGTATCATATTGCCGCTGAGCGGTTTCAGCAGATTATTAGTGAACAGACCGATGGCGCAGTCACCATTGAGATTTACCCGAACGCCTCCCTGGGCGATGAGCGCACCCTGTTAGAAGGCATGCAAATCGGCACCGTGGATATGGGCGTGATTACCAACGGGCCAGTGGCGAACTTCGTTGATACGTTCTCTGTTTTTGAGCTGCCGTTTCTCTTTCCCAGCGCCGAAGCCGCCTACTCTGTGCTAGATGGCGAGATTGGCCAGGAAATATTGGGACAGTTACAGGACGTTAACCTGAAAGGGCTGGCCTACGCTGAACGCGGCTTTCGTAATATCACCAACAGCCAAAACGCGATTAACGCGCCGGAAGACCTTCAAGGCCTGAGGCTGCGCGTCATCGAAAACGAGGTTTATGTTGATACGTTCCGCGAACTGGGTGCCAACGCCGTGCCCATGGCCTGGACAGAAGCGCTGACCGCCCTGCAGCAGGGCACCATTGATGGCCAGGAGAACCCGGTGAACGCCATTCATGCGTTTAACCTTGCGGAAACCCAGGATCACCTCACCATGACGCGGCATATTTATGCGCCAGCAACGTTTATCATGAGCCTACCCGCCTGGAACGGCCTGCAGGAAGCGCTCCAGCCCATTGTGCTAGACGCCGCCCAGCAAGCATCCGCCTATGCCAGGGAGCAGAATGCTATTATGGAAGCCGAACAGCTGGCTGACCTTGGTGAATCAGGCATGGAAATCAACGCGTCGCCAGATATTGAAGCCTTCCAAGCCGCTGTGGCGCCGGTGTACGAGAAATACGGCCAGCAGTTTGGCGACTACCTACCGCGCATTCAGGAGGCGCTAAATCAGTGA
- a CDS encoding urease accessory protein UreF, with amino-acid sequence MPTEQPSDLALLGLMQLVSPALPIGAFAFSQGLESAFELGWVSDEQSLAVWLSGVLEDGLTRCELPLIARLYSAFEQQDSAVVAQWDEWLAATRETAELAAEDSRLGASLKRLLGSLDLLPHETLLPAHAGYVTLFSYAAHMRGVSKRQALLGFGWAWLENQLAVACKALPLGHTAAQRVIEQLRGELVAAVDQALLLDDDGLGPVLPGVALASALHETQYSRLFRS; translated from the coding sequence ATGCCCACTGAGCAGCCATCAGACCTCGCCCTGTTAGGGCTGATGCAGCTGGTCAGCCCCGCACTGCCCATCGGTGCCTTTGCGTTTTCCCAAGGGTTGGAAAGTGCCTTTGAGCTGGGCTGGGTCAGCGATGAGCAAAGTCTGGCGGTGTGGCTTTCTGGCGTGCTGGAAGACGGCCTAACCCGCTGTGAGCTGCCGCTGATTGCACGCTTATACTCCGCCTTTGAGCAACAGGACAGTGCCGTCGTTGCGCAATGGGATGAGTGGCTGGCCGCCACCCGAGAAACCGCTGAACTGGCCGCCGAGGATAGCCGCTTGGGCGCTTCGCTCAAGCGCTTGCTGGGCAGCCTGGACTTATTGCCACATGAGACCTTACTGCCGGCTCATGCCGGCTACGTCACCCTATTTAGCTATGCCGCCCACATGCGCGGCGTATCCAAGCGTCAGGCGCTTTTAGGGTTTGGCTGGGCGTGGCTGGAAAACCAGCTGGCGGTGGCCTGCAAAGCACTGCCCCTGGGCCACACCGCCGCCCAACGCGTGATTGAACAGCTGCGCGGGGAGCTGGTGGCCGCCGTCGACCAGGCGTTGTTGCTCGACGATGATGGCCTTGGCCCCGTATTGCCCGGCGTGGCGCTGGCAAGTGCGCTGCATGAAACGCAATATTCACGCTTGTTTAGAAGCTAA
- a CDS encoding TRAP transporter large permease produces the protein MTLVLFGLFFLFMLLGVPIAFAIGASTLYALHQSGVPLMVVTQQMFQGINSFALVAIPMFILAGDLMAQGRVSERLVSFADSLVGFMRGGLSVVSVMAGMFFAAISGSGAATTAAVGSSLVPELKRKGYDPASAASLIAASGTIGVVIPPSVPMIIYAVIAQQSVSKLFLNGFLPGLAMGLGLMAIAITQAYKRQYPKGTPLSLLTIWRTFKAASWGLMTPVIILGGIFSGIFTPSEAAVVAVNYALLVSLFVYRDLTLAQVYKLLIRSAMTTAVIMLVIAMSAVLSWTLSSWQVPGAIAQSVLSLSTNPYVIMLLVVAVILLTGVFIETASALIILTPVLLPLVLQLGIDPIHFGLIIVVGLSIGMITPPVAINLYVASSVTQLPLERITRAIIPYLLGLIGVLLLVVYVPILLGWSGN, from the coding sequence ATGACGCTGGTGCTGTTTGGGCTGTTTTTCCTGTTTATGCTGCTGGGCGTGCCGATCGCCTTTGCGATTGGCGCCAGCACACTGTATGCCTTGCATCAGTCTGGCGTGCCGCTAATGGTCGTGACCCAGCAGATGTTTCAAGGCATTAACTCCTTTGCCCTGGTCGCGATCCCGATGTTTATTCTAGCGGGAGATTTAATGGCCCAGGGCAGGGTCAGCGAGCGACTGGTGAGCTTTGCCGATTCGCTGGTAGGCTTTATGCGCGGCGGGCTTTCGGTGGTCTCGGTGATGGCGGGCATGTTCTTCGCGGCGATTTCTGGCTCCGGCGCGGCGACGACTGCTGCAGTGGGTTCAAGCCTGGTGCCGGAGCTTAAGCGCAAAGGCTACGACCCGGCGTCAGCGGCCAGCTTAATCGCCGCCAGCGGCACCATCGGCGTGGTGATTCCCCCTTCGGTGCCGATGATTATCTACGCAGTGATTGCCCAGCAGTCGGTGTCCAAGCTGTTTTTGAACGGCTTTTTACCCGGGCTGGCCATGGGTTTGGGTCTCATGGCCATTGCAATCACGCAAGCGTATAAGCGCCAATACCCCAAAGGTACGCCGCTCTCGCTACTGACTATCTGGCGTACGTTTAAAGCCGCCAGCTGGGGTCTGATGACGCCGGTTATTATTCTGGGCGGTATCTTTTCGGGCATTTTCACGCCTTCGGAAGCCGCCGTAGTGGCAGTCAACTACGCGCTGTTGGTATCGCTGTTTGTGTACCGGGATTTAACCCTGGCCCAGGTATATAAGCTGCTGATTCGCTCGGCGATGACCACGGCGGTGATTATGCTGGTGATTGCCATGTCGGCAGTGCTGAGCTGGACACTGTCTAGCTGGCAAGTGCCCGGCGCCATCGCCCAATCTGTGCTGTCGCTCTCCACTAACCCCTACGTGATTATGCTGCTGGTGGTGGCGGTGATTCTGCTGACCGGGGTGTTTATCGAAACCGCTAGCGCCTTGATCATTCTCACCCCGGTACTGCTGCCGCTGGTGCTGCAGCTGGGCATCGACCCGATCCACTTTGGGCTGATCATCGTGGTGGGGCTTTCCATTGGTATGATTACCCCACCGGTGGCAATTAACCTCTACGTCGCCTCGTCGGTCACACAGCTGCCGCTTGAGCGCATCACGCGGGCAATTATCCCTTACCTACTGGGGCTAATTGGTGTGCTGCTGCTGGTGGTGTACGTGCCGATTTTGTTGGGCTGGTCGGGTAATTAA
- a CDS encoding FAD-binding oxidoreductase — MDKLLNDLLAIVGPAGVLVGDDVSQRSVDWFTGAPCQAKAIIRPRSTEQLSRVMAACYQADQPVVTHGGMTGIVHGGVANPDELVVSLELMNHIEEIDAVGSTIDVQAGVTLQRVQEAAEEIGMQFPLDLGARGSCTIGGNIATNAGGIRVIRYGMMRQQVLGLEAVLSDGTVVSSLNKMLKNNAGYDLKQLFIGSEGTLGIVTRAVLRLQPHMPSEQTALVAVPSFDALTQLLKLASRELANSLSAFEALWNNHYRLMTTQSGKHAPVLADDSPFYAIIETLGLDEAQDAEHFSLVLQQALEAGLITDAVLASSHAQRHAIWAIREDIEVLVHALKPMFSYDVSLPIPNMAAYVEGLESRLKAQWPDASKLVVFGHLGDGNLHIMITVRDDSPESRRQVEQLVYSPLKAFGGSISAEHGIGLEKKAYLSVSRTPAEIALMQRLKAALDPKGLLNPGKVITLE, encoded by the coding sequence ATGGATAAGTTGCTGAATGACCTTTTAGCTATTGTTGGCCCGGCGGGAGTATTGGTGGGCGATGATGTCTCACAGCGAAGCGTTGACTGGTTTACCGGCGCACCGTGTCAGGCTAAGGCAATCATCAGGCCGCGCAGCACAGAGCAGCTGAGCCGCGTGATGGCCGCGTGTTATCAGGCCGACCAGCCCGTGGTGACCCACGGCGGTATGACCGGCATTGTGCATGGCGGTGTGGCTAACCCGGATGAGCTTGTCGTTTCGCTGGAGTTAATGAACCATATCGAAGAGATCGACGCAGTTGGCTCCACGATCGATGTTCAGGCGGGGGTAACCTTGCAGCGTGTACAGGAAGCGGCAGAAGAGATCGGCATGCAGTTTCCCCTTGATCTGGGGGCAAGAGGTTCCTGCACCATTGGCGGCAACATCGCCACCAATGCCGGGGGCATACGGGTAATACGCTACGGGATGATGCGCCAGCAGGTGCTCGGGTTAGAGGCGGTGCTAAGCGATGGGACCGTGGTGAGCTCGTTAAATAAAATGCTGAAAAACAATGCGGGTTACGATTTAAAACAGCTGTTTATTGGTAGCGAAGGTACGCTGGGAATCGTTACCCGCGCGGTGCTGCGTTTACAGCCGCACATGCCCAGCGAGCAAACGGCGCTGGTGGCGGTGCCCTCGTTTGATGCGCTAACCCAGCTATTGAAACTGGCTTCCCGCGAGCTAGCCAACAGCCTCAGCGCTTTTGAAGCCCTGTGGAATAATCACTACCGGCTGATGACCACCCAGAGCGGTAAGCATGCGCCCGTGTTAGCGGACGACTCACCGTTCTACGCCATTATTGAAACCCTGGGCCTTGATGAGGCCCAAGATGCCGAGCACTTTTCGCTCGTGTTGCAACAAGCGCTAGAAGCCGGCTTGATCACCGACGCTGTGTTGGCAAGTTCCCATGCCCAGCGCCACGCGATTTGGGCCATCCGAGAAGATATCGAAGTGCTGGTGCACGCGCTTAAGCCGATGTTCTCCTATGATGTCAGCCTGCCGATTCCCAACATGGCAGCCTATGTGGAGGGCTTGGAAAGTCGCCTTAAAGCGCAGTGGCCGGACGCCAGCAAGCTGGTGGTGTTTGGCCACTTAGGGGATGGCAACTTACACATTATGATCACGGTACGCGACGATAGCCCAGAGAGCCGCCGCCAGGTTGAGCAGTTGGTCTATTCGCCGTTAAAAGCGTTTGGGGGGTCTATTTCTGCTGAACACGGCATTGGGCTTGAGAAAAAAGCGTACCTTTCGGTGTCACGCACCCCTGCAGAGATCGCCTTAATGCAGCGCCTTAAGGCCGCACTAGACCCTAAAGGACTGCTAAACCCCGGTAAGGTGATCACGCTGGAATAA
- the ureE gene encoding urease accessory protein UreE, translating to MLKLIERLGPIDESAASDTLTLPFELRIRGRLKAESDSGQPLGLFLDRGPVLRDGEGLKAESGEVVRIRAAIEPVVTARVSTGLPLARLAYHLGNRHVQLALGEDEKGGWVRFPPDHVLEELAELLGAELEHHNATFDPEPGAYNQVGGGGHSHGHSHGHSHDHEHPHDHSHAHEHHHAH from the coding sequence ATGCTTAAATTAATTGAGCGCTTAGGGCCGATAGACGAAAGCGCCGCCAGCGACACGCTGACACTGCCCTTCGAGCTACGCATTCGAGGCCGTTTGAAAGCCGAAAGTGACAGCGGCCAGCCGCTGGGGCTGTTTCTGGATCGCGGTCCCGTGCTGCGCGATGGCGAAGGCTTAAAAGCTGAAAGTGGCGAGGTAGTGCGCATACGTGCCGCTATTGAGCCTGTGGTGACTGCGCGAGTAAGCACAGGCTTACCCCTGGCGAGGCTTGCTTACCACCTTGGCAACCGCCATGTGCAGCTGGCGCTGGGCGAAGACGAAAAGGGCGGCTGGGTGCGCTTCCCCCCCGACCATGTGCTAGAAGAACTGGCGGAATTGCTGGGAGCTGAGCTTGAGCATCACAACGCCACCTTCGACCCAGAGCCGGGGGCCTATAACCAAGTAGGTGGCGGCGGGCATTCTCACGGACATTCTCATGGACACTCCCACGACCATGAGCACCCACATGATCATTCACACGCTCATGAGCACCACCATGCCCACTGA